Proteins encoded within one genomic window of Bombina bombina isolate aBomBom1 chromosome 1, aBomBom1.pri, whole genome shotgun sequence:
- the TAGLN2 gene encoding transgelin-2: protein MANKGPSYGLSREVQQRIDQKYDPDLEVILVQWIIAQCGPTCKEPEAPGKEALQKWLKDGEVLCILINSLAPKSVDRIQKSDKSFKQMEQISQFLRACEKYGIPPTDLFQTVDLWEGKNMASVQRTLMNLGGIAVTKSDGFFRGDPNWFPKKSQENKRAFSQDKLKEGQSVIGLQMGTNKGASQSGMTGYGMPRQIL, encoded by the exons ATGGCAAACAAGGGACCCTCCTATGGATtgagcagagaggtgcagcagaggaTAGACCAGAAATATGACCCAGACCTGGAGGTTATTCTTGTCCAGTGGATCATTGCACAGTGTGGCCCGACTTGTAAGGAGCCTGAAGCCCCAGGGAAAGAGGCCTTACAGAAGTGGCTTAAGGATGGAGAG gtgtTGTGCATACTGATCAACTCTCTGGCCCCAAAATCTGTGGACAGAATCCAAAAATCAGACAAGTCCTTTAAGCAGATGGAACAGATATCACAGTTCCTGAGGGCCTGTGAGAAATATGGAATCCCACCTACCGACCTGTTTCAGACTGTTGACCTTTGGGAAG GAAAGAATATGGCCAGTGTTCAAAGGACTTTGATGAATCTGGGAGGTATTGCAGTCACAAAGAGTGATGGATTTTTCCGTGGTGACCCTAACTGGTTcccaaa GAAGTCACAAGAAAACAAGCGTGCATTTTCCCAGGACAAATTAAAAGAAGGACAGAGCGTAATTGGTCTGCAGATGGGCACCAACAAAGGGGCATCACAGTCAGGAATGACAGGCTACGGCATGCCAAGGCAAATCCTCTGA